Proteins encoded within one genomic window of Rhinolophus sinicus isolate RSC01 linkage group LG14, ASM3656204v1, whole genome shotgun sequence:
- the LOC141568601 gene encoding histone H3 yields the protein MARTKQTARKSTGGKAPRKQLATKAARKSAPATGGVKKPHRYRPGTVALREIRRYQKSTELLIRKLPFQRLVREIAQDFKTDLRFQSSAVMALQEASEAYLVGLFEDTNLCAIHAKRVTIMPKDIQLARRIRGERA from the coding sequence ATGGCCCGTACCAAGCAGACTGCCCGCAAGTCGACCGGCGGCAAGGCCCCGCGCAAGCAGCTGGCCACCAAGGCGGCCCGCAAGAGCGCGCCGGCCACGGGCGGCGTCAAGAAGCCGCACCGCTACCGGCCGGGCACGGTGGCGCTGCGCGAGATCCGGCGCTACCAGAAGTCCACGGAGCTGCTGATCCGCAAGCTGCCCTTCCAGCGGCTGGTGCGCGAGATCGCGCAGGACTTCAAGACCGACCTGCGTTTCCAGAGCTCGGCCGTGATGGCGCTGCAGGAGGCGAGCGAGGCCTACTTGGTGGGGCTGTTCGAGGACACCAACCTGTGCGCCATCCACGCCAAGCGCGTCACCATCATGCCCAAGGACATCCAGCTGGCGCGCCGCATCCGCGGGGAGCGGGCTTAA
- the LOC141568531 gene encoding histone H4: MSGRGKGGKGLGKGGAKRHRKVLRDNIQGITKPAIRRLARRGGVKRISGLIYEETRGVLKVFLENVIRDAVTYTEHAKRKTVTAMDVVYALKRQGRTLYGFGG; the protein is encoded by the coding sequence ATGTCTGGGAGAGGCAAGGGCGGCAAAGGCTTAGGCAAGGGCGGCGCCAAGCGCCACCGTAAAGTGCTGAGAGACAACATCCAGGGTATCACCAAGCCCGCGATCCGGCGCCTTGCTCGGCGTGGAGGCGTCAAGCGCATCTCGGGCCTCATTTATGAGGAGACCCGCGGTGTGCTGAAGGTGTTCCTGGAGAACGTGATCCGGGACGCCGTCACCTACACGGAGCACGCCAAGCGCAAGACGGTCACCGCCATGGACGTGGTGTACGCCCTCAAGCGACAGGGACGCACCCTGTACGGCTTCGGAGGCTAG
- the LOC141568507 gene encoding histone H4 — protein sequence MSGRGKGGKGLGKGGAKRHRKVLRDNIQGITKPAIRRLARRGGVKRISGLIYEETRGVLKVFLENVIRDAVTYTEHAKRKTVTAMDVVYALKRQGRTLYGFGG from the coding sequence ATGTCTGGGAGAGGCAAGGGCGGCAAAGGCTTAGGCAAGGGCGGCGCCAAGCGCCACCGTAAAGTGCTGAGAGACAACATCCAGGGTATCACCAAGCCCGCGATCCGGCGCCTCGCTCGGCGTGGAGGCGTCAAGCGCATCTCGGGCCTCATTTACGAGGAGACCCGCGGTGTGCTGAAGGTGTTCCTGGAGAACGTGATCCGGGACGCCGTCACCTACACGGAGCACGCCAAGCGCAAGACGGTCACCGCCATGGACGTGGTGTACGCCCTCAAGCGACAGGGACGCACCCTGTACGGCTTCGGAGGCTAG
- the LOC109451552 gene encoding LOW QUALITY PROTEIN: histone H2A type 1 (The sequence of the model RefSeq protein was modified relative to this genomic sequence to represent the inferred CDS: inserted 2 bases in 1 codon) yields MSGRGKQGGKARAKAKSRSSRAGLQFPVGRVHRLLRKGNYAERVGAGAPVYXAAVLEYLTAEILELAGNAARDNKKTRIIPRHLQLAIRNDEELNKLLGKVTIAQGGVLPNIQAVLLPKKTESHHKAKGK; encoded by the exons ATGTCTGGTCGTGGCAAGCAAGGAGGCAAGGCCCGCGCTAAGGCCAAGTCGCGGTCGTCCCGCGCCGGCCTTCAGTTTCCCGTGGGACGAGTGCACCGTCTGCTGCGCAAAGGCAACTACGCGGAGAGGGTAGGGGCCGGCGCGCCCGTCTA GGCGGCGGTGCTGGAGTACCTGACCGCGGAGATCCTGGAGCTGGCGGGCAACGCCGCCCGAGACAACAAGAAGACGCGCATCATCCCTCGTCACCTGCAGCTGGCCATCCGCAACGACGAGGAGCTGAACAAGCTGCTGGGCAAAGTCACCATCGCCCAGGGCGGTGTCTTGCCCAACATCCAGGCCGTGCTGCTCCCGAAGAAGACGGAGAGTCACCACAAGGCCAAGGGCAAGTGA
- the LOC109451555 gene encoding histone H2B type 2-E isoform X1, which yields MPEPAKSAPAPKKGSKKAVTKAQKKDGKKRKRSRKESYSIYVYKVLKQVHPDTGISSKAMGIMNSFVNDIFERIAGEASRLAHYNKRSTITSREIQTAVRLLLPGELAKHAVSEGTKAVTKYTSSK from the coding sequence ATGCCGGAGCCGGCCAAGTCCGCCCCGGCGCCCAAGAAGGGCTCGAAGAAGGCGGTCACCAAAGCCCAGAAGAAGGATGGCAAGAAGCGCAAGCGCAGCCGCAAGGAGAGCTATTCCATCTACGTGTACAAGGTGCTCAAGCAGGTGCACCCGGACACCGGCATCTCGTCCAAGGCCATGGGCATCATGAACTCGTTCGTCAACGACATCTTCGAGCGCATCGCCGGCGAGGCCTCCCGCCTGGCGCATTACAACAAGCGCTCCACCATCACGTCCCGGGAGATCCAGACGGCCGTGCGCCTGCTGCTGCCCGGGGAGCTGGCCAAGCACGCCGTGTCCGAGGGCACCAAGGCCGTCACCAAGTACACCAGCTCCAAGTGA
- the LOC141568540 gene encoding histone H2A type 2-A — MSGRGKQGGKARAKAKSRSSRAGLQFPVGRVHRLLRKGNYAERVGAGAPVYMAAVLEYLTAEILELAGNAARDNKKTRIIPRHLQLAIRNDEELNKLLGKVTIAQGGVLPNIQAVLLPKKTESHHKAKGK, encoded by the coding sequence ATGTCTGGTCGTGGCAAGCAAGGAGGCAAGGCCCGCGCTAAGGCCAAGTCGCGGTCGTCCCGCGCCGGCCTTCAGTTTCCCGTGGGACGAGTGCACCGTCTGCTGCGCAAAGGCAACTACGCGGAGAGGGTAGGGGCCGGCGCGCCCGTCTACATGGCGGCGGTGCTGGAGTACCTGACCGCGGAGATCCTGGAGCTGGCGGGCAACGCCGCCCGAGACAACAAGAAGACGCGCATCATCCCTCGTCACCTGCAGCTGGCCATCCGCAACGACGAGGAGCTGAACAAGCTGCTGGGCAAAGTCACCATCGCCCAGGGCGGTGTCTTGCCCAACATCCAGGCCGTGCTGCTCCCGAAGAAGACGGAGAGTCACCACAAGGCCAAGGGCAAGTGA
- the LOC109451555 gene encoding histone H2B type 2-E isoform X2, which yields MPEPAKSAPAPKKGSKKAVTKAQKKDGKKRKRSRKESYSIYVYKVLKQVHPDTGISSKAMGIMNSFVNDIFERIAGEASRLAHYNKRSTITSREIQTAVRLLLPGELAKHAVSEGTKAVTKYTSSK from the exons ATGCCGGAGCCGGCCAAGTCCGCCCCGGCGCCCAAGAAGGGCTCGAAGAAGGCGGTCACCAAAGCCCAGAAGAAGGATGGCAAGAAGCGCAAGCGCAGCCGCAAGGAGAGCTATTCCATCTACGTGTACAAGGTGCTCAAGCAGGTGCACCCGGACACCGGCATCTCGTCCAAGGCCATGGGCATCATGAACTCGTTCGTCAACGACATCTTCGAGCGCATCGCCGGCGAGGCCTCCCGCCTGGCGCATTACAACAAGCGCTCCACCATCACGTCCCGGGAGATCCAGACGGCCGTGCGCCTGCTGCTGCCCGGGGAGCTGGCCAAGCACGCCGTGTCCGAGGGCACCAAGGCCGTCACCAAGTACACCAGCTCCAA gtGA